Proteins encoded by one window of Cystobacter ferrugineus:
- a CDS encoding mannose-1-phosphate guanylyltransferase has product MALHPVIMAGGSGTRFWPLSRKARPKQFLPLASKNPLISDTVSRLKGLATVKDTLIVCGPSHAKQAVKLVKGLPKKNLLVEPVARNTAPAIALAALAVAAKDPEGILVVLPSDHHVADTKGFQRILSEAARVAAGGHLVTLGITPQRPETGYGYIQVGAVLPGGGRQVKAFREKPDPETARRYVDSGEYVWNAGIFIFRADAILAAFDEHMPEMRKGLDTLRKAVGKRTFPAVLKRVFPKLPSVSIDYGVMEKAKNLAVLPGDFGWSDVGSFSAIPEVRPADEHGNVVSGPEAVVVDCKGCVVLADKRPLAVVGLTDMVVVDSGDAVLVVPKDKSQDVRKVVESLKARKRDKFL; this is encoded by the coding sequence ATGGCACTCCATCCCGTCATCATGGCCGGTGGTTCCGGCACCCGTTTCTGGCCGCTGTCGCGCAAGGCCCGTCCCAAGCAGTTCCTCCCCCTCGCCTCGAAGAATCCGCTGATCTCCGACACCGTCTCCCGGCTCAAGGGCCTGGCCACGGTGAAGGACACGCTCATCGTGTGCGGTCCCTCGCATGCCAAGCAGGCGGTCAAGCTGGTGAAGGGGCTGCCCAAGAAGAACCTCCTCGTGGAGCCGGTGGCGCGCAACACCGCGCCGGCCATCGCGCTGGCCGCCCTGGCCGTGGCGGCGAAGGACCCCGAGGGCATCCTCGTGGTGCTGCCCTCGGACCACCACGTGGCGGACACGAAGGGCTTCCAGAGAATCCTCTCCGAGGCGGCGCGCGTGGCGGCCGGCGGACACCTCGTCACGCTGGGCATCACGCCGCAGCGGCCGGAGACGGGCTATGGCTACATCCAGGTGGGCGCGGTGCTCCCGGGTGGCGGCCGTCAGGTGAAGGCCTTCCGCGAGAAGCCGGACCCGGAGACGGCGCGGCGCTACGTGGACTCGGGCGAGTACGTGTGGAACGCGGGCATCTTCATCTTCCGCGCGGACGCCATCCTCGCCGCCTTCGACGAGCACATGCCGGAGATGCGCAAGGGCCTGGACACGCTGCGCAAGGCGGTGGGCAAGCGCACCTTCCCGGCCGTGCTCAAGCGCGTCTTCCCCAAGCTGCCCTCGGTCTCCATCGACTACGGGGTGATGGAGAAGGCGAAGAACCTGGCGGTGCTGCCGGGTGACTTCGGCTGGTCCGACGTGGGCTCCTTCTCGGCCATCCCCGAGGTGCGTCCCGCGGACGAGCATGGCAACGTCGTCTCCGGTCCCGAGGCGGTGGTGGTGGACTGCAAGGGCTGCGTGGTGCTCGCCGACAAGCGGCCGCTCGCGGTGGTGGGCCTCACCGACATGGTCGTCGTGGACTCGGGTGACGCGGTGCTCGTCGTCCCCAAGGACAAGAGCCAGGACGTGCGCAAGGTGGTCGAGTCCCTCAAGGCCCGCAAGCGCGACAAGTTCCTCTGA
- a CDS encoding serine/threonine-protein kinase → MGYGPLVFVRKLGTGALASVYLAEHPSSGALFAVKVLHPHLARTPAVLQRFYAEARTLKHLVHPNVTRVLDVRQAPNGHHCMLMEYVDGLPLSRLPLPLPPAEVVFLLLQVLEGLEAAHSQGIVHRDLKPENLVLTTGRDGTRRVKILDFGMASTLAEGFSPEELAAGMVVGSPAYLAPELWVRAEPDGRADLYSLAVLGYRLLTGRLPFGGGGRMGEMLLVHKPSVPLAPHQLDEQVPIALSAVVMQALALRPDDRFASARAFRAALNEAMRRPAFGCMAPAAFQVRVEGAGGQGLVPVFVNDVSDDGLRIACDGELPRLGARLEVELSLNGWVLACMGDVVRLLPAEEARTWGGRQGFILHFSEPSEDVRRLIAQALAPPPPETPPDPELAQLLARAGACGQDPYSLLSIPPHADFAEVLRRLALAERRLEPFWHRQLPAEQRQALEALHGRLEAARRTLGEPLARARFDASRGNFHGVAHCLAAGVPHASVNRLRQAFLAARPDAEEHARELFDKGVVLEAQHVLDGALARYTEALRVDPLNVSIHRYYHSLARRVHASRLQAAGTEQGAASS, encoded by the coding sequence ATGGGCTACGGTCCGCTGGTGTTCGTGCGCAAGCTGGGCACGGGAGCGCTGGCGAGCGTGTACCTCGCCGAGCACCCGTCGAGCGGTGCGCTCTTCGCGGTGAAGGTGCTGCATCCCCACCTGGCGCGCACGCCCGCGGTGCTCCAGCGCTTCTACGCGGAGGCGCGCACGTTGAAACACCTCGTGCATCCGAACGTGACGCGGGTACTCGACGTGCGCCAGGCGCCCAATGGCCACCACTGCATGCTCATGGAGTACGTGGACGGCCTTCCCCTGTCGCGGCTGCCGCTGCCCCTGCCTCCCGCGGAGGTGGTGTTCCTGCTGCTCCAGGTGCTCGAGGGGCTGGAGGCCGCGCACTCCCAAGGCATCGTCCACCGGGATCTCAAGCCGGAGAACCTGGTGCTCACCACCGGGCGTGATGGCACGCGGCGCGTGAAGATCCTCGACTTCGGCATGGCGAGCACCCTGGCCGAGGGCTTCTCACCGGAGGAGCTCGCCGCGGGCATGGTGGTGGGCAGCCCGGCCTACCTCGCGCCCGAGCTGTGGGTGCGCGCCGAGCCGGATGGCCGCGCGGACCTGTATTCGCTCGCGGTGCTGGGCTACCGGTTGCTGACGGGACGGCTTCCCTTCGGCGGCGGGGGCCGCATGGGGGAGATGCTGCTCGTGCACAAGCCGAGCGTGCCGCTGGCGCCGCACCAGTTGGACGAGCAGGTGCCCATCGCGCTCTCCGCGGTGGTGATGCAGGCCCTGGCGCTGCGGCCGGATGATCGCTTCGCCAGCGCGCGTGCCTTCCGGGCGGCGCTGAACGAGGCGATGCGGCGGCCCGCCTTCGGATGCATGGCGCCCGCGGCCTTCCAGGTACGGGTGGAGGGCGCCGGGGGCCAGGGGCTGGTGCCGGTCTTCGTGAACGACGTGAGCGATGACGGGCTGCGCATCGCCTGTGATGGGGAACTGCCCCGCCTGGGCGCGCGCCTGGAGGTGGAGTTGTCGCTCAATGGGTGGGTGCTCGCGTGCATGGGGGACGTGGTGCGCCTGCTGCCCGCCGAGGAGGCGCGCACGTGGGGCGGCCGTCAGGGCTTCATCCTCCACTTCTCCGAGCCCTCCGAGGACGTGCGCCGGCTCATCGCCCAGGCCCTGGCGCCGCCGCCACCGGAGACCCCGCCGGATCCGGAGCTCGCGCAGCTCCTCGCGCGGGCGGGCGCGTGCGGTCAGGATCCGTACTCGCTCCTGTCCATTCCGCCGCACGCGGACTTCGCCGAGGTGCTGCGGCGCCTGGCCCTGGCCGAGCGCCGGTTGGAGCCCTTCTGGCACCGGCAGTTGCCCGCCGAGCAGCGCCAGGCGCTGGAAGCCCTGCACGGCAGATTGGAGGCCGCCCGGCGCACGCTGGGGGAGCCGCTGGCGCGCGCCCGCTTCGATGCGTCCCGGGGCAACTTCCACGGCGTGGCGCATTGCCTCGCGGCCGGGGTGCCGCACGCCTCGGTCAACCGCCTGCGTCAGGCGTTCCTCGCCGCCCGGCCGGACGCGGAGGAGCACGCGCGGGAGCTGTTCGACAAGGGCGTCGTCCTGGAGGCGCAGCACGTGCTCGACGGCGCGCTGGCGCGCTACACGGAGGCGCTGCGCGTGGATCCGCTCAACGTGTCCATCCACCGCTACTACCACTCGCTGGCCAGGCGGGTGCACGCCTCCCGGCTCCAGGCCGCTGGCACGGAGCAGGGCGCCGCGTCCTCGTGA
- a CDS encoding leucine-rich repeat domain-containing protein: MVAKKAVKKAARKSGDTSRAKEWKRLEKQFSNALGKASMGGYPAELEPRGMSFEHAFDPSPLLPPDYLQFVKELGYRWITTGETALGFLPPRWMLNLSQQMGEPGRKWEAVRAEREAGTHTYRFVMFASRDINDVNGYCFGKSEDGDALVVWNVEDSLPESELGPFSTWLEQEMQALGEALSELDEEREDADDEELGEPLGLEGESLEMAVAVKLPKKGGAEGVLAAFSRTEKELTLNGRKLGTLPASIGEFSELERLWLGSTGLKQLPGELGRLGKLKRLDLSFNRELRSLPPEVGQLQALESLNLKNTGLTSLPEELGRLERLTFLDLQATELKSLPACLFQMKSLKTLDLYWTPIPPEEIERLRQALPDCKVGTL; the protein is encoded by the coding sequence ATGGTGGCGAAGAAGGCGGTGAAGAAGGCGGCGAGGAAGTCTGGTGACACCTCGCGCGCGAAGGAGTGGAAGCGCCTGGAGAAGCAGTTCTCCAATGCGCTCGGCAAGGCTTCCATGGGTGGTTACCCCGCGGAACTCGAGCCGCGTGGCATGTCTTTCGAGCACGCGTTCGATCCCTCTCCGCTGCTCCCCCCGGACTATCTCCAGTTCGTGAAGGAGCTGGGTTACCGGTGGATCACCACCGGTGAGACGGCGCTGGGCTTCCTTCCTCCCCGGTGGATGCTGAATCTCTCCCAGCAGATGGGGGAGCCGGGCCGAAAGTGGGAAGCGGTTCGCGCGGAGCGGGAAGCCGGTACCCACACCTACCGCTTCGTGATGTTCGCCTCCCGCGACATCAACGACGTCAACGGGTACTGCTTCGGCAAGAGTGAGGACGGCGACGCGTTGGTGGTCTGGAACGTGGAGGACAGCCTGCCCGAGAGCGAGCTGGGGCCGTTCTCCACCTGGCTCGAGCAGGAAATGCAAGCGTTGGGCGAGGCGCTCTCGGAGTTGGACGAGGAGCGCGAGGACGCGGACGACGAGGAACTGGGAGAGCCGCTGGGCCTCGAAGGGGAGTCCCTCGAGATGGCCGTGGCGGTGAAGCTTCCCAAGAAGGGGGGCGCGGAGGGGGTGCTGGCCGCGTTCTCCAGGACGGAGAAGGAGCTCACGCTGAATGGCCGGAAGCTGGGGACGCTGCCGGCGTCGATCGGGGAGTTCTCGGAGCTGGAGCGGCTGTGGCTGGGTTCGACGGGGCTCAAGCAGCTACCCGGGGAACTGGGCCGGCTCGGGAAGCTGAAGAGGCTGGATCTGTCCTTCAATCGGGAGCTGCGCTCCCTTCCTCCCGAGGTGGGGCAGCTCCAAGCGCTCGAGTCGCTCAATCTGAAGAACACGGGGCTGACTTCGCTCCCCGAGGAACTGGGCCGGCTCGAGCGGCTGACGTTCCTCGACCTGCAGGCGACGGAACTCAAATCCCTCCCGGCCTGTCTCTTCCAGATGAAGAGCCTCAAGACGCTGGACCTGTATTGGACGCCCATTCCTCCCGAGGAGATCGAGCGGCTGCGACAGGCGCTCCCGGACTGCAAGGTGGGGACGCTCTAA